From the Salinimicrobium tongyeongense genome, one window contains:
- a CDS encoding sensory rhodopsin transducer: MRTLGKKTWVIAEGYIPKYGTGKEPEFTSHETACILNTSNENAEVELTIFFADKDPVGPYRVSVEAQRTKHLRFNDLKDPEPVPLGTDYACVIESSVPVVVQHTRLDSRQAENALLTTIAYSE, from the coding sequence ATGAGAACACTGGGAAAAAAGACATGGGTAATTGCCGAAGGCTACATCCCCAAATACGGCACGGGGAAAGAACCCGAATTCACCAGCCATGAAACGGCCTGTATCTTAAACACTTCAAATGAAAATGCAGAAGTTGAGCTCACCATTTTCTTTGCAGATAAAGATCCTGTGGGGCCATACAGAGTAAGCGTTGAGGCGCAGCGTACAAAGCATTTACGCTTCAACGACCTCAAAGATCCCGAGCCTGTTCCTTTGGGGACAGATTATGCCTGTGTGATCGAATCTTCGGTTCCCGTGGTGGTACAGCACACCCGGCTTGATTCCAGGCAGGCAGAAAATGCACTTTTGACCACTATAGCCTATTCAGAATAA
- a CDS encoding alpha-amylase family glycosyl hydrolase — MKYGDYLWWHKGVIYQIYPRSYKDSDGDGVGDLRGITEKLDYLKYLGVDALWISPIYPSPMADFGYDVSNYTGIHPLFGDMEDFDDLLKAVHKREMKLILDLVPNHSSNEHQWFRESRSSKDNPKRDWYIWRDPAADGGPPNNWLSVFGGPGWEYDETTGQYYYHSFLKEQPDLNWRNLEVQKAMLDVMRFWLEKGVDGFRVDVMWHMIKDDQFRDDPPNPNYHENMNSYSRQIPAYSTDQDEVHEIVHKMRRVIDDYDERLLIGEIYLPISKLVRYYGEDNRGAHLPFNFQLLQLPWEAAKIKAAISEYEGALPEHGWPNWVLGNHDNSRIASRVGKEQAKIAAMLLLSLRGTPTIYYGDELGMEDVNIPEEKIQDPQALNEPGVGRSRDPERTPMQWNDALNGGFTTGDPWLPLMENYREINVKNQRGTKGSMLEFHKRLLELRAKEPALYIGKYTPVPSTGNILAYLREFDADKFLMILNLGASEETFAPKLQWRGTVKIATHNELEGVHLEQSTNIAANQGLIIKID; from the coding sequence ATGAAATACGGCGATTATTTGTGGTGGCATAAAGGAGTGATTTATCAAATCTATCCGCGTTCCTATAAAGATAGTGACGGCGATGGGGTAGGAGACCTGCGCGGAATTACAGAGAAACTAGATTACCTAAAATACCTAGGGGTTGATGCGTTATGGATCTCTCCAATCTATCCATCTCCCATGGCCGATTTTGGGTATGATGTGAGCAATTATACCGGAATTCACCCTCTCTTTGGGGATATGGAAGACTTTGATGACCTCTTAAAGGCGGTCCATAAACGGGAAATGAAGCTGATATTGGACCTGGTACCCAACCATTCCTCTAATGAACACCAATGGTTCAGGGAATCCAGAAGTTCAAAAGATAACCCAAAGCGCGACTGGTATATCTGGAGAGATCCCGCTGCCGACGGTGGCCCTCCCAATAACTGGCTGAGTGTTTTTGGCGGCCCGGGCTGGGAATATGATGAAACTACCGGACAATACTATTATCATTCTTTTTTGAAGGAACAGCCCGATCTTAACTGGCGCAATCTTGAGGTACAAAAAGCCATGCTCGATGTGATGAGGTTCTGGCTCGAGAAAGGGGTAGATGGTTTTAGGGTAGATGTGATGTGGCACATGATCAAAGATGACCAGTTTAGGGATGACCCGCCCAACCCCAATTATCATGAGAACATGAATTCCTATAGCAGGCAAATCCCTGCTTATTCTACAGACCAGGACGAGGTGCACGAGATTGTACATAAGATGCGCCGGGTAATAGATGATTATGATGAGAGACTGCTTATTGGTGAAATATACCTGCCCATTAGCAAGCTCGTGCGCTATTACGGTGAAGATAACCGCGGGGCGCATTTGCCTTTCAATTTTCAGCTTTTGCAGTTGCCCTGGGAAGCCGCAAAAATTAAAGCTGCAATAAGCGAATATGAAGGAGCACTGCCCGAACATGGTTGGCCCAATTGGGTGCTGGGAAATCACGACAATTCAAGAATTGCCAGCCGGGTAGGAAAGGAGCAGGCTAAAATTGCGGCCATGCTTTTGCTGAGCCTTCGCGGAACACCCACTATTTACTACGGAGACGAATTGGGAATGGAAGACGTCAATATTCCGGAGGAAAAAATTCAGGATCCGCAGGCGCTTAACGAACCCGGAGTGGGTCGCAGCCGTGATCCCGAGCGCACACCCATGCAGTGGAATGACGCTTTAAATGGAGGGTTTACAACAGGAGATCCCTGGCTGCCGCTTATGGAAAACTACCGCGAAATCAACGTGAAAAATCAGAGAGGCACAAAAGGTTCTATGCTCGAGTTTCACAAGAGGCTTCTGGAATTACGGGCTAAAGAACCCGCCCTGTATATAGGAAAATACACTCCGGTGCCTTCTACCGGAAATATCCTGGCATACCTGCGGGAGTTTGATGCTGATAAATTTCTAATGATCCTGAATTTAGGCGCTTCCGAAGAAACCTTTGCACCCAAACTTCAGTGGAGAGGGACAGTAAAAATTGCCACTCATAATGAACTTGAGGGAGTGCATCTTGAACAAAGCACGAATATAGCCGCCAACCAGGGGCTTATAATTAAAATAGACTGA
- a CDS encoding lactonase family protein, which produces MRISITRLFAVGLLAAFASCKEGKKQAENIAPKDPETKNMNVIFVGSYTRKEGHVDGKAEGIYTLYQNQETGELKNGKTVAKLTNPSFVKTSKDGKYLFAVSELGPGGDAESGFVYSYKITENDSLEELSRISTEGFAPAHVTIDESGKYVLVANYSGGVVMLYKLAENGILKKQQRIDLENPEGSHAHSITVSADNEHAYIADLGNDKIWIYDFNESEGKLTPGEQAFVDLENGAGPRHFTLSKKGRFAYSINELNSSVSAFKVLENGGLELIQNISSLPEGFSENNSGADIHLHPSGKFLYASNRGHNSIVSYEVDTASGELGNPNFTSTLGKTPRNFAISPDGAFLYAANQDSGNISVYKIGEDGTLEQKGEPVAAKTPVSLEFSNR; this is translated from the coding sequence ATGAGAATTTCTATTACCAGATTATTTGCTGTGGGGCTGCTTGCTGCTTTTGCCTCTTGTAAAGAGGGGAAAAAGCAGGCGGAGAATATTGCTCCCAAAGATCCTGAAACCAAAAACATGAACGTCATTTTTGTAGGCTCCTACACCCGGAAAGAAGGTCATGTAGACGGAAAGGCTGAAGGCATTTACACGCTCTACCAGAACCAGGAAACCGGGGAGCTCAAAAATGGCAAAACAGTAGCAAAGCTTACCAACCCTTCGTTTGTGAAAACATCCAAAGACGGCAAATATCTTTTTGCCGTGAGTGAATTGGGCCCCGGGGGCGATGCCGAATCTGGTTTTGTTTATTCCTATAAGATCACTGAAAATGACTCGTTAGAAGAGCTTTCCAGAATCTCTACGGAAGGTTTTGCACCGGCCCACGTAACTATAGACGAATCGGGTAAGTATGTGTTGGTCGCAAATTATTCAGGCGGGGTGGTGATGCTTTATAAGCTTGCTGAAAACGGTATTCTGAAAAAGCAGCAGCGAATAGATCTCGAAAATCCGGAAGGATCTCATGCACATTCAATTACAGTTTCAGCCGATAATGAGCACGCCTACATTGCCGATCTTGGCAATGATAAGATCTGGATCTATGATTTCAATGAAAGCGAAGGAAAATTAACTCCTGGAGAGCAGGCTTTTGTGGACCTGGAAAATGGCGCCGGCCCCAGGCATTTCACACTTTCCAAAAAAGGCCGTTTTGCCTATTCAATTAATGAACTTAACAGCAGTGTAAGCGCTTTTAAGGTGCTTGAAAACGGGGGACTGGAGCTCATCCAGAATATTTCTTCCCTTCCCGAAGGTTTTTCAGAAAATAATTCGGGTGCCGATATACATTTGCATCCTTCAGGAAAATTCCTCTACGCATCTAACCGCGGCCATAATAGTATTGTTTCTTATGAAGTAGATACTGCTTCAGGAGAACTTGGCAATCCAAATTTCACTTCTACCCTTGGAAAAACCCCCCGAAATTTTGCCATTTCCCCTGATGGAGCCTTTTTGTATGCAGCTAACCAGGATTCGGGGAATATTTCAGTATATAAAATTGGGGAGGATGGAACTTTGGAACAAAAAGGAGAGCCTGTAGCTGCAAAAACCCCGGTTTCTCTGGAATTTTCGAACCGCTAA
- a CDS encoding D-arabinono-1,4-lactone oxidase translates to MEVFKNWSGSMSFKPGQIIALESEEQLCELVKKATSEGKKVRVAGAGHSSSPLVHTKDYLLSLKHFRGVEDPDLKTKRATVPAGMTVKEAGKDLYRYGLAMHNTGDVDVQTLAGAIGTGTHGTGKELPNLSAMLYGLRMINGKGEIVEINRENDPETMQALQVSMGSCGIFLKMRLQLEPAYQLYRKEYCVSFKDCMQNFEELKKNRNFDFYWYPRTDLCKIRIMNTDKEKMPHISYGSPELEREGPSHEILPRSRDLKFDEMEYVLPQEKAMECFYEVRKQVKEKWRRTVAWRLLIRTIKKDDALISPMSGRESVTISLHHNAGLRFWDYFKAIEPLFLKYGGRPHWGKKHTLKAGTLKELYPHWDRFQKIRKKFDPESTFLTPYMNELFNFEK, encoded by the coding sequence ATGGAGGTCTTTAAGAATTGGAGTGGCAGTATGAGCTTTAAGCCGGGACAAATTATTGCTCTCGAGAGTGAAGAACAGCTTTGCGAGCTGGTCAAAAAAGCCACTTCTGAAGGAAAAAAAGTACGGGTTGCAGGTGCCGGGCATTCCTCGTCGCCATTGGTGCACACAAAAGATTACCTGCTTTCCCTGAAGCATTTTAGAGGCGTAGAAGATCCCGATCTCAAAACAAAGCGCGCCACGGTGCCCGCCGGCATGACGGTAAAAGAGGCCGGAAAAGACCTTTATCGATACGGGCTGGCCATGCACAACACCGGGGATGTAGATGTTCAAACCCTGGCCGGGGCCATAGGCACCGGCACGCACGGTACGGGAAAGGAACTGCCAAACCTTTCGGCCATGCTTTATGGGCTGAGAATGATTAACGGGAAAGGGGAAATTGTGGAAATAAACCGCGAAAATGATCCTGAAACTATGCAGGCCCTGCAGGTTTCTATGGGTTCCTGCGGAATTTTCCTAAAAATGCGGCTTCAGCTCGAGCCCGCTTACCAGCTCTACAGGAAAGAATATTGTGTTTCATTTAAAGATTGCATGCAAAATTTTGAGGAGCTCAAAAAGAACCGGAATTTTGATTTTTACTGGTACCCGCGCACAGATCTCTGCAAGATAAGGATCATGAATACCGATAAAGAAAAGATGCCCCATATTTCTTATGGAAGCCCTGAACTGGAAAGGGAAGGGCCAAGCCACGAGATCCTGCCGCGTTCCCGCGACCTTAAATTTGATGAAATGGAGTATGTGCTTCCGCAGGAAAAAGCCATGGAATGTTTTTACGAAGTGCGGAAACAGGTAAAGGAAAAATGGAGGCGTACTGTAGCCTGGCGGCTCTTAATTCGCACCATAAAAAAGGATGACGCACTTATAAGCCCAATGAGTGGGAGGGAATCTGTCACTATTTCGCTTCATCACAACGCGGGCCTCAGGTTCTGGGATTATTTTAAGGCCATAGAGCCCCTTTTTCTGAAGTACGGCGGCCGACCCCACTGGGGAAAAAAGCACACTCTAAAAGCCGGTACGCTTAAGGAGCTTTACCCGCACTGGGATCGCTTTCAAAAAATCAGGAAAAAATTTGATCCTGAAAGCACCTTTTTGACACCTTATATGAATGAACTCTTTAACTTTGAGAAATGA
- a CDS encoding alpha-amylase family protein, with translation MNKFWYKNAVIYSLDVETFKDANGDGTGDFEGLKNALPYLSSLGVTCIWLLPIFDTPNRDNGYDVKDYYKIDPRLGDLGHFAQLIDAAEEVGIRVLIDLAVNHTSSEHFWFQESRKNRNSKYRDYYIWVDEKPEDPAPNMMAEEGEKSTSWKYDRTAKAYYFHSFYPHQPDLNIANPQVQKEIFRIMHFWLKMGVSGFRIDAAPHMFKEKGRMDFEGDPHQIFRNFREFVETQKPDAILLAEVDLDPNQYNKYLGNEDQMHMLFNFYVNNFTFLAFAREEATPLARALQRMPEEITEKEQLATFLRNHDELNLDKLSRNEREEVFKAFAPQENMQIFGRGIRRRLASILGNDRKKMELAHSLLFTLPGTPVLRYGEEIGMGEDLSMEGRSSVRTVMQWANEKNGGFSTAATENLIRNVISEGEYGYEKINVSDQLRDPDSFLTWISKAIDYRKEFPEFGWGRNRIIDTGSPHVLGHFSKSEKGMGIAFHNFSGKEITVKLEIDEDEFKDVVDVFGNIRYEQFDPKNPKVKLTPYGYRWMHKKHNFL, from the coding sequence ATGAACAAATTCTGGTATAAAAATGCGGTGATCTATTCGCTGGACGTTGAAACTTTTAAAGATGCTAACGGAGATGGCACCGGCGATTTTGAAGGCTTAAAGAATGCCCTTCCTTACCTGTCAAGCCTGGGGGTAACCTGTATCTGGCTTCTGCCAATTTTTGACACTCCAAATCGCGACAACGGCTATGATGTAAAAGATTACTACAAGATAGACCCGCGCCTGGGAGATCTGGGCCATTTTGCCCAATTAATAGACGCGGCCGAAGAAGTGGGAATACGGGTGTTGATAGATCTGGCGGTAAACCATACTTCTTCTGAACATTTCTGGTTCCAGGAATCGCGAAAGAACAGGAACTCAAAATACAGGGACTATTATATTTGGGTAGATGAAAAACCCGAAGATCCTGCGCCAAATATGATGGCCGAAGAAGGTGAAAAAAGCACGAGCTGGAAGTACGATCGCACTGCAAAGGCATATTATTTCCACTCCTTCTATCCGCATCAGCCAGACCTTAATATCGCCAACCCGCAGGTGCAAAAAGAGATCTTCAGGATCATGCATTTCTGGTTAAAAATGGGGGTTTCGGGTTTCAGAATTGATGCTGCGCCCCACATGTTCAAGGAAAAAGGCAGGATGGATTTTGAAGGTGACCCGCACCAGATCTTCCGCAACTTCAGGGAATTTGTTGAAACTCAAAAACCCGATGCCATTTTACTGGCCGAAGTTGACCTTGATCCCAACCAGTACAATAAATACCTGGGAAATGAAGACCAGATGCACATGCTCTTCAATTTTTATGTTAATAACTTCACTTTCCTGGCTTTTGCACGGGAAGAAGCAACACCGCTTGCCCGGGCCTTACAACGAATGCCCGAAGAAATTACTGAAAAAGAGCAGCTGGCCACTTTTCTTCGGAATCATGATGAACTCAACCTCGACAAGCTTAGCCGAAACGAAAGAGAGGAAGTGTTTAAGGCCTTTGCACCACAGGAGAACATGCAGATCTTTGGCCGCGGTATAAGGCGAAGGTTAGCTTCTATCTTGGGTAATGACCGGAAGAAAATGGAGCTGGCGCACAGCCTCTTGTTCACCCTGCCCGGCACTCCGGTATTGCGCTATGGCGAAGAGATAGGAATGGGAGAGGACCTTTCTATGGAAGGCCGCTCCAGCGTTCGTACCGTTATGCAGTGGGCTAATGAAAAAAACGGTGGATTCTCTACTGCGGCTACTGAAAACCTCATCAGAAATGTCATTTCTGAAGGGGAATACGGCTATGAGAAAATAAACGTGAGTGACCAGCTGCGCGATCCCGACTCTTTTCTCACCTGGATCTCTAAGGCTATAGACTACCGCAAAGAATTTCCCGAATTTGGCTGGGGCCGCAATCGAATTATAGATACCGGGAGCCCTCACGTGCTGGGGCATTTTTCAAAATCGGAAAAAGGGATGGGGATAGCTTTCCACAATTTTTCAGGAAAAGAAATAACCGTAAAACTGGAGATAGACGAGGATGAATTCAAAGATGTAGTTGATGTCTTCGGAAATATAAGATATGAACAATTTGATCCTAAGAACCCAAAGGTGAAATTAACGCCATACGGGTACAGGTGGATGCATAAAAAACACAACTTTTTATGA
- a CDS encoding succinylglutamate desuccinylase/aspartoacylase domain-containing protein, with translation MKEKTRIIGEYTSNKEGPLLFVTAGVHGNEPSGVKALKKVFSELEKTKPEIKGTIVGVMGNKAALDKAQRYIDEDLNRTWTEENVKNQDPETQEQREMHEIINILEGHPKTHYTKRYFLDCHTTSSDSLPYISVQDVNDNVDWAQRFPTYIVKGFSDIVYGAIDHYMSRTGLTGFVFEAGQHTSQASVDNHEGMIWLALKHANGLDVEKVSCYPECVERFTEKNAPSQKTFEIVYRHEIKKGDSFKMEPGFKNFQKIKKGQLLATSNGGEIKSEWDAYIFMPLYQSQGNDGFFIIEEV, from the coding sequence ATGAAAGAGAAAACCCGAATCATAGGAGAATACACCAGTAATAAAGAAGGGCCTTTACTGTTTGTAACTGCCGGGGTTCACGGTAATGAACCCAGCGGAGTAAAAGCTTTAAAAAAGGTATTTTCTGAACTTGAAAAAACCAAACCTGAAATTAAGGGAACTATTGTGGGTGTCATGGGAAATAAAGCCGCCCTCGATAAAGCGCAGCGATATATTGATGAAGATCTCAACCGCACCTGGACCGAAGAGAACGTGAAAAACCAGGATCCCGAAACTCAGGAACAGCGTGAAATGCACGAGATCATCAACATTCTTGAGGGGCATCCCAAAACTCATTACACAAAACGCTATTTTTTAGACTGTCACACCACCTCTTCAGACAGCCTGCCTTACATTTCGGTACAGGATGTAAACGATAATGTAGATTGGGCCCAGAGGTTCCCCACCTACATCGTGAAAGGCTTCAGCGATATTGTATATGGCGCCATAGACCACTATATGAGCCGAACGGGCTTAACCGGATTTGTCTTTGAGGCCGGCCAGCACACAAGCCAGGCTTCTGTAGACAACCACGAGGGAATGATCTGGCTGGCCTTAAAACATGCTAACGGGCTTGATGTCGAAAAAGTCTCCTGCTATCCCGAATGTGTAGAGCGATTCACCGAAAAGAATGCTCCTTCGCAAAAAACCTTTGAAATCGTTTACCGGCACGAGATCAAAAAAGGCGACAGCTTCAAAATGGAACCCGGCTTTAAAAATTTTCAGAAAATAAAAAAGGGGCAACTGCTGGCCACCAGTAATGGCGGCGAAATAAAAAGCGAGTGGGATGCCTACATCTTTATGCCCCTGTATCAATCACAGGGCAACGACGGATTCTTCATCATTGAAGAAGTATAA
- a CDS encoding glutathione synthetase, translating into MKICFVVNSVESEGAGTTVYMMHEAWKRNHEVYLMGVGDFSFTQTEALSIITRSLPKSSKPGTPEEHLEMLQGEKAATKKLEAKQLDVLFIRNNPTEEDKGRQWAESAGVAFGRMVQQEGVLVLNDAFALSNAFIDKLYFEELPAHIKPASLITRDKSEILEFFETHKKKMILKPLEGSGGRGVYLIDKNEKNLNQIIENLSAQGYIIAQQYLPAAKEGDVRVLLLNGNILQKNGKYGIIKRVSGEGDFRSNISQGGRPEASEYTHDIKKIIEVIGPKLKRDGHFFVGLDVVKNKLIEINVLSPGGLDGLSKIGVENFSDVIIEAIERKIEYKKHYGSGISNRELATME; encoded by the coding sequence ATGAAAATATGTTTTGTAGTAAATAGTGTTGAATCTGAAGGTGCCGGCACCACGGTCTACATGATGCATGAGGCCTGGAAAAGGAATCATGAGGTCTATTTAATGGGGGTGGGCGATTTTAGCTTTACCCAGACCGAAGCTCTAAGCATCATTACGAGATCGCTTCCAAAAAGTTCAAAGCCCGGAACTCCCGAAGAACACCTCGAAATGCTGCAGGGGGAAAAAGCCGCTACAAAAAAACTGGAAGCCAAACAGCTCGATGTATTATTTATTCGGAATAACCCAACTGAAGAAGATAAAGGCAGGCAGTGGGCCGAATCTGCCGGGGTGGCGTTTGGACGCATGGTTCAACAGGAAGGCGTGCTCGTGCTCAATGATGCCTTTGCCCTCTCCAATGCATTTATAGACAAACTGTATTTTGAAGAGTTGCCGGCGCATATTAAACCTGCATCCCTCATCACCCGTGATAAAAGCGAAATTTTAGAGTTTTTTGAAACCCATAAGAAAAAAATGATCCTAAAGCCCCTCGAAGGCTCAGGCGGGCGGGGGGTTTACCTTATAGATAAGAATGAGAAAAACCTAAACCAGATCATAGAAAACCTGTCAGCCCAGGGTTATATCATCGCTCAGCAATATTTACCTGCAGCAAAAGAAGGCGATGTACGCGTGCTTTTGCTTAACGGAAATATCCTTCAGAAAAACGGCAAATACGGGATCATTAAACGTGTGAGTGGCGAGGGGGATTTCCGGAGTAATATTTCCCAGGGCGGAAGGCCCGAAGCCAGTGAGTACACCCATGATATCAAAAAGATAATTGAGGTTATTGGCCCCAAACTGAAAAGGGACGGACATTTTTTTGTAGGTCTCGATGTAGTGAAGAATAAACTCATTGAGATCAATGTGCTAAGTCCAGGCGGCCTCGACGGACTCTCAAAAATTGGGGTAGAGAATTTTTCGGATGTCATTATTGAGGCCATCGAAAGAAAAATTGAATACAAGAAGCATTATGGTTCGGGGATTTCCAACCGCGAACTTGCAACCATGGAATAG
- a CDS encoding EamA family transporter, translated as MLGFLLAFGTAISEALKDITSKHNLHHIDEYTAAFSMHLVQSLLLIPVVYFFGFESVSTRYLWALLSCSLLQLMVILLYFKAIKRSEISVTLPLITLTPLFMLITSPIMLGEFPNTLGLIGIVLIVLGTYISNLSEDPKKVFAPFVSLLKNQGARYMLGVAFIWSITANLDKIGVEETSPVFWAFTKDFTILLYLLPILLWKSKKPWLQIRNRKGPLFMVGFFRTTSVLAHMFAIQLILVPYVVTIKRSSAVFIILYAFFFLNEKKNFRNRIIGISIILTGLFIIAIS; from the coding sequence ATGCTAGGATTTTTACTGGCTTTTGGAACCGCTATTTCTGAAGCTTTAAAAGATATTACCAGTAAGCACAACCTTCATCACATAGATGAATACACGGCGGCTTTTTCGATGCACCTGGTACAAAGCCTTCTTTTGATCCCGGTGGTTTATTTCTTCGGATTTGAATCTGTATCAACACGCTATTTGTGGGCATTACTGAGTTGTTCCTTGCTTCAGTTAATGGTGATCCTGCTCTATTTTAAAGCCATTAAGAGATCAGAAATTTCGGTAACGCTTCCGCTTATTACTTTAACCCCGCTTTTTATGCTCATTACTTCCCCTATTATGCTGGGAGAATTCCCCAATACCCTGGGCTTAATAGGGATTGTGCTAATTGTGCTGGGAACTTACATCTCAAATTTAAGCGAAGACCCAAAAAAGGTATTTGCGCCCTTCGTTTCCCTGCTAAAGAACCAGGGTGCGAGATACATGCTGGGGGTGGCGTTTATCTGGAGTATCACGGCAAACCTCGATAAGATAGGAGTGGAGGAGACCTCACCGGTTTTCTGGGCCTTCACTAAAGATTTTACGATCCTGCTTTACCTGCTGCCCATTTTGCTCTGGAAATCAAAGAAACCCTGGCTACAAATCAGGAACCGCAAAGGTCCGCTGTTCATGGTAGGTTTTTTTAGGACCACCAGTGTGCTGGCCCACATGTTTGCAATTCAGCTTATCCTGGTGCCTTACGTGGTCACTATTAAAAGGTCGAGCGCGGTTTTTATTATTCTCTATGCCTTTTTCTTTCTGAATGAAAAGAAGAACTTCAGGAACAGGATCATAGGTATTAGCATCATCCTTACCGGCCTTTTCATTATTGCCATTTCCTAA
- a CDS encoding glutathione synthetase, with protein MKICFVVNSVDTETCGTTVYLMHEARKRKHDVYAMGVGDFFFEQDKELCIDSTYLPKKIETKSPKEYIELLQSNKAKKERITATDLDVLFIRNNPTEEGSSRQWAEQAGVAFGRMVQQEGVLVLNDAYALSNAFIDKLYFEELPASIKPYSIITRKKEDVMEFFENHKKKMVLKPLEGSGGRDVYLIDKNEKNLNQIIENLSNQGYIIAQEYLPAAKEGDVRVLLLNGRVMEKDGKYGIIKRVTGEGEFRSNFNQGGTGDKSPLTDEMKRIIEITAPKLIRDGLFFVGLDIVKDKLIEINVLSPGGMDHFEEIGLPDFSDVVIDAIEKKVEYKKLYKGQISNQVLATME; from the coding sequence ATGAAAATATGTTTTGTAGTAAATAGTGTCGATACCGAAACCTGTGGTACCACAGTATACCTTATGCACGAAGCCCGCAAACGCAAACACGATGTGTATGCCATGGGCGTGGGAGATTTTTTCTTTGAACAAGACAAAGAATTGTGCATCGACTCTACATATCTTCCTAAGAAAATTGAAACTAAAAGCCCAAAAGAGTATATCGAGCTGTTGCAAAGCAATAAAGCTAAAAAAGAGCGGATTACGGCTACAGATCTTGATGTCCTTTTTATCAGAAACAACCCTACCGAAGAAGGTTCTTCCCGCCAGTGGGCAGAACAGGCAGGGGTAGCTTTTGGCCGTATGGTGCAGCAGGAAGGCGTGCTCGTGCTCAATGATGCCTATGCCCTTTCTAATGCCTTTATAGACAAATTGTATTTTGAGGAATTGCCGGCCAGTATTAAGCCCTACTCTATTATTACAAGGAAAAAGGAAGACGTTATGGAGTTCTTTGAGAACCACAAGAAAAAGATGGTGCTCAAACCTCTTGAAGGCTCGGGAGGCAGAGATGTTTACCTTATCGATAAGAATGAAAAGAACCTGAACCAGATTATAGAAAATCTCTCTAATCAGGGGTATATCATTGCCCAGGAATATCTTCCGGCAGCAAAAGAAGGTGATGTACGGGTTTTACTCCTGAATGGCCGGGTTATGGAAAAAGACGGAAAATACGGGATCATTAAAAGGGTCACCGGCGAAGGAGAATTCCGAAGTAATTTTAATCAGGGGGGTACAGGAGATAAAAGTCCGCTTACCGATGAGATGAAGCGAATCATAGAAATTACCGCTCCAAAACTGATAAGGGACGGATTGTTCTTTGTAGGGCTTGATATCGTAAAAGATAAACTTATCGAGATCAATGTGCTTAGCCCGGGTGGTATGGATCACTTTGAAGAAATAGGCCTGCCCGATTTTTCAGATGTGGTTATCGATGCCATCGAAAAGAAAGTGGAGTACAAAAAACTGTATAAAGGCCAGATATCCAACCAGGTATTGGCAACAATGGAATAA
- a CDS encoding sensory rhodopsin transducer, with product MRKIGKLDWAFSGGRIPFESTGEEPEFNSHDKISVLNTSEEAAKIGIFIFYEDQAPVGNYEVEVEPKRLRKIRINDLIDPEAVALERNYGCYIRSNIPVVVQFSRMATGQQANGIMGSMAFPAD from the coding sequence ATGAGGAAAATAGGGAAACTTGACTGGGCTTTTTCCGGCGGAAGGATTCCGTTTGAATCAACAGGGGAGGAACCTGAGTTCAACAGCCACGATAAGATTTCGGTGCTCAATACTTCCGAAGAAGCAGCAAAGATCGGGATCTTTATATTTTATGAAGATCAGGCACCGGTGGGCAATTATGAAGTTGAAGTTGAGCCAAAACGACTCCGCAAGATCAGGATTAACGACCTTATAGACCCCGAAGCAGTGGCGCTGGAGAGGAATTATGGCTGCTATATTCGTTCGAACATCCCTGTGGTGGTACAATTCAGCAGAATGGCCACCGGTCAACAAGCGAATGGCATCATGGGAAGCATGGCTTTCCCGGCCGATTAA